The Vicinamibacteria bacterium DNA window CAAGGTACGTCACCATGTTTGTTCTCCCGTGTCGTCGTGGCTCGTTGGAACGTCAGGCAGGTTGGCGCCCGCTTGCTGGTCCGGCCCCGCTCGCTGTAATCGAAGGGGACGACCCGACCCTGCCAAGCTGTTCCACCTCCACGGAATCGAAGAGACATTGTACCGGTTGTGACGGGCCGCCGAGCCTTCGTTCGAGCCGAAGACGGCACCTCGATGGCCCATCCCTTTGGTGCTGGAGTTTGTTATCCTATTTTCGAGCCCAAACACAAGAACATCCGCGAGCAGTTCGACCGGCCCCGAGCGAGGTATGTCCGAACGTCACATCCTGGTCATCGACAATGACGAGAACTTCGGCAGACGGCTGACAGCCATCGTCGAACCCGAAGGTTACCGGCTCGTCCGCGTGCGAGCCGGGGACGAGGCCCTCGACCATTTAGCACGACTCTCGCCCGAAGCCGTTTTCATCGCGGTGGATCTCCCGAGCAAGGAAGGCTTCGCCTGGTTCAGCAAAGTCAAGAAGCTGAGGCGCATGGTTCCGGTTTTCTTGACGACATCGACCGTTCCTCGGGCCGACCTCAAACTCCACGAGAAGCTCAAGGTCCATGCCGATGCCTACTGGGACAAACGCGACGTCACCGACCACG harbors:
- a CDS encoding response regulator, translating into MSERHILVIDNDENFGRRLTAIVEPEGYRLVRVRAGDEALDHLARLSPEAVFIAVDLPSKEGFAWFSKVKKLRRMVPVFLTTSTVPRADLKLHEKLKVHADAYWDKRDVTDHEIRTVLANKIDLPVNERLEAQAPARQAEFPQGGLTEPWLAELLDPETASILEEIDEYGTLGAVSTPPEPPQEHPSPARLAELEDTVRQLR